The sequence below is a genomic window from Haematobia irritans isolate KBUSLIRL chromosome 3, ASM5000362v1, whole genome shotgun sequence.
AAGAGGGTCGCACAAAAGTGTATAGTCCTTGTATACAGTACAGAGGCGTAACGAGAAAAAAATACATAGGAGTTCGAATAAAGCCCCAATACAGTATTCATGAGGGCTTCATACAATTTAAAGGAAGAAAGCTAAACTTTACAAATGAAATCGTTTAcctcaggttaggttaggttaaagtggcagcccgatttagtttcaggctcacttagactattcagagagaagttcaccacagtggtatcacaatggactgaatagtctaagtgagccagaaatatcgggctaacctaacctattctgtccattgtgataccacattaactaaaagtacctgttacatatgggcacttcaagattattttcttctgttgaagcaACCAGATTGGCTTAACTTCAATATTTGATATCTACATGTTATTAATATTACATTTATTATATCTCACAGaaaatacactcatagaaaaaagtctgccaaaaacagcagtcgatgtctgctgttatatttttgtacttcagggcgaaatgaacaacaatttataaaatttttaggttatacaaTTTCCCCCAAagcctatttaagaaccaaaagtagtttttggtatatttttgcactgtaatatacttacaagctcctaaatacgatcagcaaacattttgtttgctgttatgcctcaattcgataaatattcagatttttggtcaaatactatagatattcataaaatattgtgttaattatgttaggatagctcctaagttgacatttttatttgttttagccaaaataaaacatgttttagtgtaatcgagcttcaaaaatagcaggaaatgtttgctatttcagcaaacaatgactgctgtccctttttcagcagactttctgctgttttagcaggcttttctgctgtccctactaacaaatttctttgggtgtagatataaaaaagaaattcaaatAGAAAGCCTTTACAGAAATATCAGtgtccaaataaaaattaaaaaatttcaaaattgattgaatcTTTTATATGGATTAAAAAGGTCACGTAgtctttaattacaaaaatatgatattctaaaaattttgaataaattacaATACCTAGAGCCACTGTAGTTGTGCGGCGTGTGATTAGTCAGCAATATTATGGTGGACTGGGGTTGATGCTCATATTATTCGCCAAATCATCAAATCACTTGCATACCAAATCGTAAATATGGAATTTTGCggacattataaaaaaatgcacAACACTACTTGGCTTCCATTGAAACTTTATTAAATTACATCATTCATTGATGatatacatttttcataaaagatGTGTTTAATTCGTAGGGTCTTAAAATAGATTttgggagtatattctaatgacttAAAACATTAcccacccagaaaaaaattggaagttcttctagagtaagaattaataaactggcacaaattataaaaattttgtcgaaaaaaatgctaatacaagcgttagaatgcatataaaaattatcgactcgtaagtgacactgcaacaatcggcaactgtgatagtattttgccatcactattcgcatgaaagtattttgccatcactattgttacaggagccattttatattttgtgaaacaccaagcacaactagcttcttataatttatttaaataaaaacgataatgaagtgctgaaacatagttatttcgcttaaaatggtgaaaggtatattggttaacaattttttacttttcaaatggaataaagtgatagttttttcaaatatttttcctccATTAGGAATAaatgcactggctgatagacgctacaacatgtaacttgcaacttataactcaacatcaatcttttattaatgcacaaaaatatgttaactgtgatgtgatagtcgtataaatgttatatttatgagaatttataaatgtttaataaaaattaataaacatctaaacaatcgtgttttacttgaccacaatgattcttttacaactatcttaaaatgcactgtttctgattgtttgaagggactCTTATTggtgtccttctaaatgtatccagaaggacaCCTAATAATGGCACTCATGTGATACTTTTTTGACGTGGTacaacggcgcttttccgaggagttttggatatcgtatacgactgtcttcgacgtagtggggattcgcagtagcgcccccaaattcaaaaaatgttggcaagataattatttagcaaaatatcacattttttttttaatttacatccaaaaaactgaattcggatcacaccttaagaagtgatgcaaattcagtgcaacggctattaaaatggtggacatctgtcctatgacaagcgcatgttaaattcatcgcttctgcaccaattttgcaccacttccggaagaaacattttcagtacttttttggcgacgctttttttgctgggcagtaaCTAAAGTGTGTATATAACCGAGATATTTGTTATTACTAAAAAACTTGGCCTGGAACGTATATACTACTTTTACCCGAACATTTCCATTCAGTCACTCCCGATCTGAAGTTTGACAAAGCTATTACCCCTAAGCTGGGCATTACTTCGTTCCAAATGAATTATGGGAAAATAAACTCTCCAATCTCAATTAATTTGCACATTATAGTTTTAAAATCATCTCCAATCATGTGCTCGTCGATTAATAAACTTTTTGTGTGAAAGCTTCGAAATTAGATCAGTAAACATTTTGTGTTGAACAGcgcacaaaatttgaaaaaagtataGATTTTTTAGGAAACGAAAGGCATATTCTTAATAAtaagtttttattgttttacaatTGCCagaatattacattttttttcaggcAAATACTTCTTTTCCTTTTCTTctcttttcaaaaatatttattttagcaaCCTCTGGATTTTATGGCAGAGGAAAATGCTACATTGGCTATTAATTAGTCCAAACCTCATCATgccaaaaagtttacttttttaaaaatcgCAACATAAAAACTGAATTCAAAAAAGTGGGAAATCCACTACTGTTTTGGGAGTTAGACCACCCATAGAACCGTTGAAACGAAAATTCTGTTGGTGAACTAGCGTTTTGGGCTCAACTTATTGGAATGAGTATAGAAAAGGACAACACGTTTTGATAAGAAAACCACCACTGTGGTATACCATTAAACTTGATGGCCAAAATACGAGACCCTCACACCAAAACCCCTGGAAAGGACGATTTGGAAGTCGCTATAGATCAAAAAGaatgacagaaaattttatattcagttTTGGGAGTTCAATCACAACCCATAGAACCGTAAAAAAGTTGGAAGTTCCTCTAAATCAGGCAGAATCTAGACCACCCAGAAGGCAAAACTCTTTAATGAGAAACTCACCACATTGGTATACCAATAAACTTGATAGCCACACCAAAAACTAACCTTGGCGTAgataaaaaagataaaattgGTTCAATTTACACGCTACGTGTTCGCTTGCACATGATCTTTAGAGCACTCACTTAAATATAGTTACCAGACACATGACACCTTCATTAATGCAAGAATAATACATTTCTATAATGCTGATGTAGGCCACTCCTCCAATGAATCGAATAAATGGAATTTAGTACTGGAATTCGACTTCGCCAACGATGAAACATGGACATATATGGTCAGGCTTGGGAAGATTGGTATCTGACATTGTTTTTAATAACTAAATAATACCAATTAgtcatgtccaataagctcgtattacattttgtaataatatcctacgggaaatggatcaaccacagaacaggtacaggactagtccctagtGTGTAtgtaccagtcccagttctggtcaaaacgtatggaagggaccaatcactttaacatgggtttgtcattgacggggtaaatttacattttaggacgcgtcttggactcatcccaaaggacacgtcttgggacaatttagcaggagcaccccatagacaggtcctcaggaaccagtctcggacaaactcttagaaatctgtttcaatttgggcatcccaatcgaacccgaaatgaaaaaaataaaaactttgaaattagtcgaacaataggttattctgataattttattccactaaatgtgaaaatgcttgatattaaaatcttaatggatctaagattttaatatcaagcgagtacggaaataaataaattacgactatttaaaaattgcaactaactggagcacagttctgtgataggtccgtcagtggcaacttGCACTAATTTCCAGTAGGGTatgtaaagaaattaatttggacgaaaaaccagcctgcattttttatatattccacCCCCACTAACGTGATGCAGCATGCGATCAGAAAACATTCAGACTCTGTGTTGATTTAGCAGATGTATCTACTTGTAATTTTCTTTAAGTGTGAAGATCCAAGCAACGCactattaaaaacatattttattgtttttttggtttttatttttatataacaatGACGTTTTAACTACCAAATCTAcgtaatatatacatatgtctcCATACATTTTACTTTTCACCTACCTTGTTGCTTCATTTGAATTTTGCGTTTCAAACTCTTGGCCAACATAATATTTTCAAGATTCTTCTTGGGTCTTTTTGCATTATCGATTTCACCATTAGCAGTACCTGCGGATGATTTATCACCTCCTTCCTCCTCACCATGTCTACGTTTCAATTTTTCATGTATCAATTGTTCCAtaccttttgtttttttgaaatgGGGATCTGTGGGATCAATATTGAATTCGTGTGATGTGAATACAGCTTTAAAGCGATTGTCACTGAGATTTATGTGGAAATTATCTTCGACGGGTTTATTGGAATCTTCGATAGctgttttagattttttcaattgttttctaCGTTTCTTTTTCGATTTGGTGTCCTGTTCATTTTTCAGTATCTTTTCTAAGCTAAAGTGTTGTTTACTTTCTTCCTCCTGATTATCATCGAGTAGGAGTTCCAATTCTTTAGCTTGTTTTTCGTCTTCTTCCTCTTGCTCTGCCTTGAGTTGcttttgtttcttttgtttttctttgcgttTTGCCTTGGGATCTATAAAATCTCCATTGGCAAATTCTTCAGCAAAATAGGGATCATTCATATCGATACCATCGGGTAAGGAGTCAAGATCGGACTCAGAATCTACACCAGCAGCTTGCAGTTTCTTTTTCTTGCGCTCCTCTTTACGTTTTTTGTTCTTCTCACTGCGTTTTAACAGGACCTTTTCAATGGGAGTAAGATCTGCCTTAGGTTTATTCTCAAGATCTTCATCTTTGTCTTTCTCATCATCTTTGTTGGCTTCATTAACTTCCCAAGTGAACTCCATAGCATATTTCTTTTTCTCCTTTTCTTTTTGTTCCTTTTCGTTAATTTCTGCAAGCAGTGCTCTGTATTTGTTGATAGCTTCTTCCTTTTTGGCTTTCTTCTTGGATTTTTTATCGACTTTCTGGGTGGTATTGGGTTCTTTCTCTTTCTTTAcgacttcttcttcttcttctgagACACTAACGTCCTCGCCCGTTTCGTTGTCTTCCTCTTCTTCTTCACTGCTATAAGCAACAATTTTCCTTAGATCTTTGTCACTTATGCCATCTAATTTTCCCGATGATAACTTATCGCCCAATTCTTTTCTGTCCACTTCTGTTTCGTCCCATGTTAAATCCACTTTGGCTTGTTGCAAAGCTGTCGTAGTAAACTGCCGGGGCTGATATGTACTAATATCTGGCATTTCCGTACACACATCAGACGGTTCATCATCATCAAATGTAGTATCATCGGGAATATAGCGTAAATCGACTTTTGTTGCTGAACTCTCATATTCGATGCCATCACATTCTTTGTATATCTTATCGGCTGTTTCAATACTATCGAATTCGACTACGGCATAATAATAGCGCAGGCGGTTCAATTGATATTGTCTCAGTTTTTCCATATGGTAATCATCGCCTTCTTCAGCATCACTATCTTGGGCCAATGTCAAGTCATCTTCGCTATCTGAAGATTCAGATTTCTTCTTGTTCTTGGCGTTGGCAGTCTATGGAAACTAAACGATATTAgctgatttttacaaaattggtaATCCTAACATACCTTGTCGTTGTTTTTGTTCCTCGAATCTTTGTCTAATCCCACCAATTCTGGAGGTCCATGCAATTCTTCTTCCTTCATACGTTCTTTTCCGAATTCCGAGGGATATATTTTCACACTAAGAATAGTACCCCCTCGGGGAAGGAATGAACTAAACAGTACCATTAAGTCTACTGCTCTAATGCGATCCCAATCCATGTTACACACTGCTAAGCGTCTTGTAGATTCATCGGTTGTATCGGCGTCATTGTCCAATTCCCCCCATACATGATCAATATACATTTCGGGATCTTCATCTTCGGACGATTCGTCATCGGAGGATGAGTCTGTTATAAGACGTCCTTCACCTCTAGCATAATCTATGTCGGGATTTAAAAGGCGTTCCCTAAGAGTTTTGGGGACTTCTTCGTCATCACTAGTCAGAGCATCATTTTCATCCTCGACATCACTTTCCTGTACAATAGCCTTCTCCTCTTTTTCTCGTTCTACATCTTCATCTTCGGAAGCTTTCTCTTCACTGTCCTCTTTTCTATCATCATCCTCATCTTCTTCGTCACTCGAGTTCAATTCGTAGTATTTTCTCAAATCTTCTGAGGTGCTTTTATTCACACGGCGGCCGTATTTGTCCACAGTGTATTTTACTTTGAATTTGTCGTTCGTAAACATTCCCTCAAAACGTTTATCAATTTTCACTTTCCTTTGTACCTTTGGAAGGTTTTTAAACCGAGGATCAGTGACCAAATGCTGAAATCGCTCATCCTGCCAAATTCCACTAGGTCGGGCATCGTCTCCTTGTGTGGTTTTATTCTGTTTAGATGTACTAGGAGTTCCGCCTTTTGGCTTTGTGTGCAATTTATCTTTTGCCATGGCCcttgatttttaaaattgccTTCGAATATACACGAACTAAATTGAGGAGAAAACAAACCGTTCCTGCACGTGCAATTGTATAGAGTTGTCAAGTACAGCAACAGAGGGCAACAGagataaatacaaacaaatactATGGTACAATGCGATAGGGTATAATGGATATAGCAGCTGATTTTTTATGTTGAAAATATCGCCAATACTACGTTCACACTAGGCTCTAACAGCCTATTtctgttatgcgctttacagactatcagttattccggacggaatgtcggtgtttgtaaagaatcttacagtgtgtcgaatcgacacgacttgtcggcgatgactaaataatcgctaaatgtgttatcgatcccataaacatacagcagtatcgattatgccttcggacttaacttataatgtgcacaatatatgggatatgttcgacacgagcactgtcgtccggaataactgatagtctgtaaggcGCATAAGCCATGCGAACCAACGAATggaagttagagaaacccaaatttgCGAAAGTGAGTGAGGACCGTTCGTTCGCAATAGCTTtcgttcggatatcagaaataggctgttaGTTGTTCAATCCATAGTTTTGTAACAATATTGGAATAATACGTATGTTTCCATGGGCATCTGACCAGtttcaatttgaattttataagaaaaaagctaaacacttgataataaaaatttacaaaattttcgctactTTTTTTAATAGAAGAAAATGCCACAGATCTTTTCTCGTCCCAAAACAGAATTTGGAAAAGACTTTAAAGTATTGTCACCATTATCATTTCCTACAGGGGCAATATAAACAGATGATAAATCAAATCAGCTGGATTCATAACCTCACATTCAAATCTCATCTGTTCTTGTTGTAGcccccaaaaatatttttgggcaaAGAattaaaatccaatttttcactaatatattttgtttatcgCCTACTGAACTATGTTAAGTTTAATAAAACGTGGCTATAACTTTAGAGTATCTTTAAAATCATCCCTACAGACTAAATATTTGTGTAGTAAGAGTGCACCGGTCTCTCAAGGTAGGACACCATTTCTTTACTAAAAATGTAGATTTATCCACTCATGGAATCATGTTTTGTATGTTTTAGCTTccacatcttcatttgaggaatTTGTGCTAAATCGACAAGAACAGGCAGCTCGCAGCGTTGTTGTGCAAGTAAGTTCCGAGAAGTCATTTCCAGAGTTATACAACTATTGTCGAGACTTTGGCAACATAGTGGGAGCTTTTCATTATTGTGTTAGACATGATGACGTACAACATTATATTCTCTTGGAATATGAAGATGCTCAGCAAGCTTCAGCAGCCATTGATTCATCGGCTTATAATGAAGATCTAACAGGAGTGCCAGTAAGGTCGCCGTTTTTGTGGTTCAGAGCATCAGGTCGTAAGACAGTACAGCGAAATGCGGCATCTGGGGAGAAAACAAATCTCGGTGCTTTAGATGGCAATCGTGTCATCGAGAGCGAGTCTTTAATTGCCATACTAAAGGAATCGGAAAATATTGAACAACAGATTTCTCGCTTATATGAAAATACTAAGTTAAATGATTTGGGCATACGGTTACGCTTTCTGGCAGCATCTCAAGTTCAGCAGGCTATTTCGGGCATGTTTCCTCTTGCCAGGGCATTACCATTTGGTTCATCTGTAAATGGCTTTGGAAAAATGGGCTGTGATTTAGATTTAATTCTACGATTGGATGAAGAATGCAAGGGACCTGACTCCAAAAAGCGGCCAGAATCACGTTTAGTTTTTCATACTAAAGAAAATCTAACCAATGGACGTTCGCAAACCCAAAGACAAATGGAAAGTATTGGTGATATGCTGCATTTATTTTTGCCGGGAGTATGTCATGTTCGGAGAATACTACAAGCCCGTGTGCCAATAATCAAGTACCATCATGAacatttaaatttggaaattgatTTATCAATGAGCAACCTGTAagtacattttatttgtttaattttactaTTTTCGTGTATATGTGTTTGTTTGGAATCTATGTAAACTGGTGTCGTCTGGGATTTGAAAAAATTCAGCTATACAGGGAGATAGTTTTGGACAAAATCGTTCAGGGTAGTAATTCGGACTTATCGTTCCTTTGGTAGAAAGGAACTGGCTCCTTTAAACCGTTCATTCGTTCCATCtcattttaataattcttaCCAGTTTTaatatttgtcatcactgtCGTCTACGACTGCCAGATGAACTAGAGTCTTTATATCGTTTCTTCGTTCCATTTATTTCCTTTGAATATACAACCGTAATCGGTGTATTTTTATACcgaattctttttttattacatttttaacaaaggCAGCTTAGATGGTCCGTTTTATTAGAATCtatgaaattcaattttcacATTGAATTTCATAGATTCCTTTTCCTTCTCTCTGAGAGAAGGAAAAGGAACTCTAGAACTGTAGTTGCGAAAGTGACGGAACTAGTACCGATCGTTCCATTTGGTGAACCGTTCATCGTCTAACGGTGATCTACGCATTCCCTCGATTAGTTAAAAATCGTCGCTTGCATTAACCAATCCGAAGTATGCGGCTAACGCACCACAAAAGTAGAATGTGTCCCAATACAGAAATTCCTGAATTTAAACATCCAACTTTTTCTATTCTTCCCTTGATAGAGAAGAAATTGTGTTTTTACatgttttttattcaaatattcattatttcaaatatttgtaaaaaaaatacaaaaaaaatattaacttaaaaattaaatagtgcATAAAAGTGCATTTGTTGTAAAAACCAGTTCGAATGGCGTCTTATGAAAAGAAAGGCTATTGATGACAACGACTTAtgatataaaatgaaaaagagCTGACAACTCCCTTTCATCAGAACTGAACAATTTAACGTCTGTAGGCTTGGACTTCTTCTTCCTCTTTCTTTACCGCTTGTACCAAAACTAAACTCATAACTCCACAAATAATATTGAGCATGCCCAATGCCAAGGCTATGGCCACGATCCAA
It includes:
- the LOC142228288 gene encoding ESF1 homolog, with translation MAKDKLHTKPKGGTPSTSKQNKTTQGDDARPSGIWQDERFQHLVTDPRFKNLPKVQRKVKIDKRFEGMFTNDKFKVKYTVDKYGRRVNKSTSEDLRKYYELNSSDEEDEDDDRKEDSEEKASEDEDVEREKEEKAIVQESDVEDENDALTSDDEEVPKTLRERLLNPDIDYARGEGRLITDSSSDDESSEDEDPEMYIDHVWGELDNDADTTDESTRRLAVCNMDWDRIRAVDLMVLFSSFLPRGGTILSVKIYPSEFGKERMKEEELHGPPELVGLDKDSRNKNNDKTANAKNKKKSESSDSEDDLTLAQDSDAEEGDDYHMEKLRQYQLNRLRYYYAVVEFDSIETADKIYKECDGIEYESSATKVDLRYIPDDTTFDDDEPSDVCTEMPDISTYQPRQFTTTALQQAKVDLTWDETEVDRKELGDKLSSGKLDGISDKDLRKIVAYSSEEEEEDNETGEDVSVSEEEEEVVKKEKEPNTTQKVDKKSKKKAKKEEAINKYRALLAEINEKEQKEKEKKKYAMEFTWEVNEANKDDEKDKDEDLENKPKADLTPIEKVLLKRSEKNKKRKEERKKKKLQAAGVDSESDLDSLPDGIDMNDPYFAEEFANGDFIDPKAKRKEKQKKQKQLKAEQEEEDEKQAKELELLLDDNQEEESKQHFSLEKILKNEQDTKSKKKRRKQLKKSKTAIEDSNKPVEDNFHINLSDNRFKAVFTSHEFNIDPTDPHFKKTKGMEQLIHEKLKRRHGEEEGGDKSSAGTANGEIDNAKRPKKNLENIMLAKSLKRKIQMKQQGR
- the MTPAP gene encoding mitochondrial poly(A) polymerase yields the protein MLSLIKRGYNFRVSLKSSLQTKYLCSKSAPVSQASTSSFEEFVLNRQEQAARSVVVQVSSEKSFPELYNYCRDFGNIVGAFHYCVRHDDVQHYILLEYEDAQQASAAIDSSAYNEDLTGVPVRSPFLWFRASGRKTVQRNAASGEKTNLGALDGNRVIESESLIAILKESENIEQQISRLYENTKLNDLGIRLRFLAASQVQQAISGMFPLARALPFGSSVNGFGKMGCDLDLILRLDEECKGPDSKKRPESRLVFHTKENLTNGRSQTQRQMESIGDMLHLFLPGVCHVRRILQARVPIIKYHHEHLNLEIDLSMSNLSGFYMSELLFMFGEFDNRVRPLIFCIRRWAQSCGLTNPSPGRWISNFSLTCLVIFFLQHAKQPVLPAINTLMKSAKPDDIRVTEDGINCTFARNFQDIHFRSNNTCSISELLLQFFEFYSQFDFQNKAISLNEARPLSKPDHSALYIVNPLEPLLNVSKNVSLEECERLRIEVRNAAWVLESEVENQQQVDMDKNEEPWGLLNLFKTPDKTIIRPNMFFKPRILEVSELFDQTETTTTASTQSHQATNTANSSTGLVFKNSQVKQKIESIKSNARQDLKQMRLNSSSGLQTSTAKSSSSTKSSKRSR